The genome window GGTTGCATGGCAACATCGAACTTGTGGCGAACGAACCACGTCGAGCCGAACTGAACAGCAGAGCAGCGCGCGACACGCGTTTTATAGTTATAAtattagttttcatttaatttcgatTTGTAATATGggaaatagaaataattaaattagtagATAAGTGTATTAGTTTTGATTCttatgtaaaataatataaaatggtTTAAGACGGCTACAGACGTGTACAGAATTATGTTAATAGTGTGAGCATTTTTAGTTTTGGCGGGACATTTAAAAGggtttaaaaatgtattaaatacatatgaCGAGTTGAGTgatgttaatttatttatgtacgtAAATATTACCTGATTACTCACCCCATCGCATGCCCCACATCGTTTCACAGTTTGATTGATCTTTAATTATAAAACCATGAcgcgatttatttatttttttcgtttcaaATTTGAGATTGTCATGTCAACGTGTGATGGAACCCttcaaatatttagttttcgTTGGAGATGTGTGCAGATGATGTGGGGAAGCACTCGATTGGGCGGAATTTGCTTAATATTCgtgttaattataatttgataaatgtgcttaattgcatttaatatttggACGCCTCTTAATGCCTGGCTGGCAAGCGCTAAAGCTGAGGCCCAAAAATTGAGCGAGCACGTGTAAAGTGTCAAAGTCCGGGGCTCAACACAAATCCACAAAATCCGTGGAAGCATTTTTCATACATTATTCGCgtcaatttttataaaatgtgtGAAACACGCTTCTCCGACGTCGACTCCGGGCGCTGTGTCAAGGTGTTAAAATCCTgaacacacacgcaaacactcgcacactcaaacacactgatacacacacatttacaacAGTAGCAGCCGCAAACCGCAAAAAGCGAATCcattaaaagttgaaaatttgtgtgcatttggtttatttaatCGTTTGCTCTATTCATTGTTTGAAGTTTTcggttatttatttattagttttcgTTTAAAGCACTTTGCATTTACAATTGAACGATTTGTgagtttctatttttttttatgagcaCACACTTGCCGGAAGTCATAGTTTTAGTTTAAGATTACTTGTGctgttttaaatgttttttatattttatttcaatattttaattttgtttgttgccagCGGGAATATCCCGCTGTAGTTCCTGGGTCGGAGCTCCTCTAAGTCTGTTGAACCGCTGCTCTGCACGTGTGTTcgaccaacagcagcaggcgacAAACAGAATTTGATtgagatttttaatttttttggtcTGTGTAGTAGTTGACGTTCTTGCCACACTCGAAGCGTGTTTGATTCCATAGCAGAGCGACGAGCAAACAGATACGTCCAACAGCGCACGCGGCACACGATCAACTGTAACGGTAAAAAGCGAAACAAGTTTgatataaagtataaaaataaagtttaaataaatgccaTACAACATACAACAGCAGGCGACATGTCTCTGTTACGTTAACACTAACATGTTGCGTTGCAAATGGTGGGGGGAGAACACTGTTATCGCTATGTTGTTCACGAGTAACGCTCTCTTCTTCTGTGTGGCTCTTCTTCGTCTGCTGACGAAatcgagagcgagagagagacgctctactctttccctctccctctctctcgcgcTTGTCATTGCCAGCTGTgcgttttatttgttgtcgCATTTCTATTAGCTTGACATttgcgttgtgttgttgtggatGCTCGCGACTATCGCCATCCCGTTTCGACCTACATGCAGCAGCAGGGCAGTGCATTTGCTGTAGTCGTCTTGCTCGCAGCACACATGTTGCGACCGCATGGTAAATGTTTTACGTTCGATCGTTTGTAGTTCAAATCTTGTAGCTTGGCTTACGTCGTAAATGCTTACGTTAACATATGCACATGTTCGTAGGAAAACCcacgatatatgtatgtatgtatgtcgcAATATCATAACAGAACATAATTACACGATTAAATTGGTCTACAATATATTGTTAAAGATCGCAACTATTGGGTTTATTAAGCGTAAGTTCGCATTTATGTTGCCGCAAGTTTacttcttgtttttctttttcgctcTTTTTTCAGTTGCGTCGAAACGCGCTTCTCGCCCGTTCATGTCCATTTTTTGACATGTTCACTCAATTAATAAGAGCAGCGAGATTTCTGCGTCTGGGCTTTGCACCCTACACTTCGGTCTTAAAGACTTTTTCAACTGTTTTCTTAACGATTAATCAAACTAAATCATACGCATATATTTTTGCCCcttttgaatgttttttatttcttacaTGTATGTGGAATATCGTGTGGTTTCCATATGAAAGATAGCGCTTTGGTTTGTCGCTATAAACCGCAATTCTAAAATTCTTGGGTTCGTGAAATTTTTGTGatattgttgctcttgctgttccCGCTGCCTTCATTTTATGCCCAGATCATTGTCGAGTCCGGTTCCCAATTTTTCTTGTAGCCTACATAtgtacttacatacatacatatgcatacatatttaaatcatATACAAAGTCTCTTGTAGTTTCTTTTTcagataatttttttttgtaaatttcaattttttgctCGCTTCATTTTTGGGTTGAAGGACCCGCGGCCCTTTCTCAACGTATGTATCCATGtccatacatatttatgtatggctgtatgtatgtaggtcTGCTGCTGTCTCTTTCCGGACCTGCCTGGGAGATTGTGCGCATGCATTCACCCTGCGGCGGCTAATTAAAAACTTGATGAGCCGAGGGATGGCTGAGTACCGCTGAGCTGTGAGCTGTATACGAGAAATATCATTGCTGATCCTTGCAGACTTCAATTTGTTCTTCGCTGCCATCTTTTGTGATTGTTCTCGTGCCCGTGTTTTTGGGCTTGAGTCAACTTTACCTTAAGATAAATGGAGTGCGTATTGCCTTCACATTTATTTTACGTCGTTTTGAGGTGtctcatatttttattttttcaattcgGTTCAACAGATGAGATTGAGAGCGTCCGTAAAAGCTTCACTTCAATGTGCGcaaaaaatacagcaaagtaaaaataagaaaccaatctttatatgtatattgcgTAAGTTCTGtagaaatgttatttaatttgaatattaaataaaatcgatttgatcaaataaaatggaataatttatatattattaggGTGGAGCATAggaataatattattaatcaaAAGATAATCATTGATATGAAAcatatttggaaaatttactttaaattattgaagtCTTTTTGAAAGACAACTTTTGatacaataatatacatatatgtacatgttcGTAGTACCCACTATATAGCCGaaagctattattattattttccaataataataattataaaaaacaactttatttCATCAATTCAATTGGAATATTATGGATTCTTAATAGGAAAcatagattttaatttttttttgcacaagATTCTCTCAGCAAGTAATATAATTGACACACATCCAGCAGCATTGAGGAAAATCCGTGACAGTCGATACGCCCAGCTCCTTGCAACGCTGGAAAGGAGCCGGAATCTGACAACTTTTGGGCGGTAAAAGGAGAATGGACGTAAGAGAATATAATACAATAGATAATCCATTGTAAATTAGAGATTCCTTGACTTACTAATGTATCAAAGAATCTCCTTCTTTATTCTGGCAAACGTAAACTCCGCAGGTATTTGGATCTTTCGCTGTTCCACCAACTTCTATTTCTTGTCCTTCAAAAATACAGCCATTTGCTAAAAAGTCGCGAAATCATTAGCCTTGATATATCTATTACTGTATACTGATGTTCTTACCTCCCTTTTCTAGTTTCATATAGTGAACCAATGCGGTGGAACAAGAGATAAGTCCAATAAGGACAACACTTATTAAACAAATAGTTTGCATCTTATTGTATTctacaacaattgcaattacttCTGGAGCAATAATGGGAACGAGTGTAGGGTTTTTATATGAATACATAAGGGAAACTCTAGACAACTGTCACGCCAGTTGGTCTATCGCGAATTGGGTTTGTTTGAAATCCGTGATTTTTAGCAAAATAACTGCCGTTTACAACGGACAAGTGCACGACTAGCAAATACCCTCCAGAAAATCATACTTCGATTTTAATAGATTGAGTTATTAATCTATTTGCACAATTATACTGCTGGATCTTAAACTtctaataattaattataaaatacatgATGTAAATTTGAAcctaaaatgtaaataattttggGTACAGGGTATGATTACTTATTTTAGCATGATTTAAATGCATAACATGGATGGAAAGTACATATTATTTACAACATGATATTGGGAAATAATGTTTCTGGAATGGGTTTGAAAGTTTCATGAGTAGCAGTTAAAAGCTGTACACTAAAATACACTCTCTTACACTCTCTTAAAATACACTCTCTTTCTtcttataaattaatttattttaatgcagcTATATATATTGCATTACAGGGTATCACTTAGAAGGCTGGGTATAAAACTAACTttaacataaattacaaaaaaaaatgtattaaagcAATGAAGATAAAAGTAATAACGACtaactttaaattgaattaaaaggaaaataaaatttaatattagatAAATTTAAGATACTCCTATTAGAGTACAGGGGATCATGCGGACTGCACTTCAACGGGGTCTGGAATTTCTGTTGGCATGCATGTCGTTTGTATGACAACTGTTTTCTCTGGGAGTAAACGTAAACATTCCAATTATtgtaacaaaatatataacataggGAAAATGGGGCACAACTAATGTTCGGCGGAAGCCTTCTGCTTGGCTTCGACAGCTGCGCAAGCCGCTTTGTAAGCCGCTTGTTTGGTCTTCTCGTAATCCTCGCGAGCACTTTGCAGTTGCTTCTCCAATGTGCCCAGTCGATTCTTGGCTGCCTCGAGTAACTGTACCTTGGCGGTCATTTCCTGTTGGGAGCCCAGTGCCACCGTCTGAATGTTGGCCAAATTGTCTTTCACCGACTTCTGGAGTTCGGTGAGTGTTTCAAACTGATGCGTTGCAGCACGAGCTGCTTCGACAGCCGCATTCATGTTACTCTCCGTGTTCTGCAGGGACGCAGACTCCTCCTCGACCACAGCGTGGGCCTCTTGCATTTCTAGCTCGAGTTGCTGCACAACCATTTGCTTGCCGGTGAGCGCTGCTTCGGCTGCCTTGGCTGATTGAAAGGCCTTCTCAGCCAGCTCCTGTTTGATATGCTGAGCAGCCAATTGGCCGGCAGCTTGTTGCGCCTCATTCGCCGCCTTGGCATCCTGGGCCGCCTTCATGGCAATGTTCGAGGACTTTTGCTTGGGATCGCCCGGCGCAAAGATTTGCTTCACATCGCAATTCTTATTACTTGCATTCTCGTTGCATGCCTGGGCACCAGAACCGGCACTCGCACCTCCAGCTGGAGCTGAACCGCCGTTGTGCCCAACCGGATCAGCCGATTTGGTTAAGCGATTGACACTTGGACTGGCGGCAGCTTCATCTCGACTGTTAATAGCGGCAAAGTCTGCATAAAGATTCGATGGCCAAGCCATGCGCTTGGGGTGCTGAGCCTACAAGGGATGTAGAGGAACAGCGGGCAACTTCTAATCTCCTTTACCTGACTTACCCTATCGAGGTGATAACCAGCGACACGCATGTTTGAAGAGAGGAGAGATCCAGCGAACAGCAACCAAAGGAATGCGCTTGAAATTCTCATGGATGTCAATAGACATTCAATGATTTGCAGGTCAAACGGATTTGTCAATGACTGACTTGATAAGTAAGAAATAGTTGCTATGTTTTTTGAATGAAACTTTATTCTACAAAACATAATcgaaaattgtttgtaattagattaGAGTTGTCAAATTCGGAAGCTAATTCAATATGAAGTATTGTACTGATCATTTTGAGCTGAGAGACTCGCGGAGATTCATTGTGTTCATTTACACTTATTAAAGccttttcactttttacttAATAGGAACAAACTCCTCTTCAAAGGAAATGAACAACATCCCAACATATTCAAATTGAGGTCTAGGTCTAGAAATTCTAGCTTTGATAGACGAATGTTCATTTTGAAAGACAATTCGGTATGTAACCGGTAACTTATTAAATCGTTACTATTTCTTAGCTTAGTAGTATTACCCTTTAGTTGAGAATATAGAATtctttaaataagaaaaatttaCTCTTTAAATCAAAAGAGTAACCGAGCAGCATATTCAAATCGAAATGACAAACTGCTTAATACACCTTTAATACTAGGTTTTGAAGTTCTAACATTGATAGGCGCTGAAATACGAATGTTCATTATGAGAGACATGTCAGTATGTGACGGACAACTTATTAAATCGTTACTGTTTCTTAAGTAAGAACAAACTACTTTTCAAATCAAAAGAATAACCGATcagaatattcaaaatgtaaacGAAGACTGCTATAAGTAAGTTCAAGATACTGGCACACAATGGCACTCAGCAGTATTTGATCATTAATACACCTAGTACAGGTTATAGCTATAAATGTTTACAAGAAGTTCTTTGGAATTGTTCAGTATTAGTAGTAACTTTTTGCAACCGAGTTATATAAAAGCCAATGTCAAGGTGGCACTTGACAGTTTCGAGTCATGGCTGGCAATTGGGAGTTGTGTCTGATTCTTCTAGGATTCATTTACTCAACCAGTCCATTAGTCTACGAATTGGTTCGACCCACTTGGGGTAAGTAAATctgtattcaatatttatatattccaTATTACAATTCGCTTTTAGATGAGGGTTGTGTTGGTTTCCAGAAGAATCTTAAAGTTGGCGAATTTGAGAAGGATCCATCGGTCTGCGGCATTTTGCTGTGCATGGATATCGAAGGCAGAGGTTTCATCTATTTGTAAATACTTCTAACTGAACTTATGCCATTATGAGTTATGAGCAATTCTGCTTGCAGCTGCCAGCAGCCCGCTGCTTTTCAGCAATGCGATAATGATACCGTGTCCTTAATTGCCGATTATCCTGATTGTTGCTGGCAGTGCACTGAAGCGGTTGAGTGTGAGGAAGAGGATGAAGATGTCGCAACAGAGGTCGCAACAGAGGTCGCAACAGAGGTCGCAACATATTaagctaaatttaaattgtattctaTATAGATAGGTcgatatgtatttaaattaatatacatttgttgtgtttactTTTGGAATAATAAAATCTGAAATTTCCCTATTCAATAGTTAAACTTTTTCAGAGAAAGACttaagtttaatattttattatttattattttaaataaatacataaatgtgtATACATTTTCTACTTCTATTTTATTATCTTGAAAGTATCTGTTACTTTTAAATTAGAACGCCAGTTTTTTAAACTTTATCTTTATGAATTATTTGCAATGTATTGTAAGATATGCAAACGGTTtaaagtttttctttcattttagAGCAAAACAGTTAGAATAGATCGCAGCATGTTGTGGGCCTCGAAAATAGTCTTTTATCTACACTGCTAAAAATGagtcttttgtgtgtgtgtgagtgtgagtgtgtggcacCTCTACATTCCATTTGCGTCTCATTTGCTGTCTCGACGCCGTCCATCCAACGGTCTATGCGTCTTTGTATCTCATAGATACACAGCGCATTCTAAAGTGTCTACAAGTGATGAGCACGGCATTTAGTTGCAATTTTCAGTTTCACTTTGCGACGactcgccgtcgccgtcgacgCCGGCAACTaagtaaaaacgaaaataagaGACGGCATagacaaatgaaaataaaatacaacaacaacaatagcaacaacaaaatacaaactaacatgaaaaacaaaaaggcgAACTCGCGAGTCGAGAGTCGCTCGACTAACACCTACCAAACTACGTACATATGTCT of Drosophila nasuta strain 15112-1781.00 chromosome 3, ASM2355853v1, whole genome shotgun sequence contains these proteins:
- the LOC132792462 gene encoding uncharacterized protein LOC132792462; this translates as MAGNWELCLILLGFIYSTSPLVYELVRPTWDEGCVGFQKNLKVGEFEKDPSVCGILLCMDIEGRGFIYFCQQPAAFQQCDNDTVSLIADYPDCCWQCTEAVECEEEDEDVATEVATEVATEVATY
- the LOC132792789 gene encoding uncharacterized protein LOC132792789, whose product is MVLQQQQQQQQQLIYSVSIIKFHSKNIATISYLSSQSLTNPFDLQIIECLLTSMRISSAFLWLLFAGSLLSSNMRVAGYHLDRAQHPKRMAWPSNLYADFAAINSRDEAAASPSVNRLTKSADPVGHNGGSAPAGGASAGSGAQACNENASNKNCDVKQIFAPGDPKQKSSNIAMKAAQDAKAANEAQQAAGQLAAQHIKQELAEKAFQSAKAAEAALTGKQMVVQQLELEMQEAHAVVEEESASLQNTESNMNAAVEAARAATHQFETLTELQKSVKDNLANIQTVALGSQQEMTAKVQLLEAAKNRLGTLEKQLQSAREDYEKTKQAAYKAACAAVEAKQKASAEH
- the LOC132791528 gene encoding uncharacterized protein LOC132791528 — protein: MQTICLISVVLIGLISCSTALVHYMKLEKGANGCIFEGQEIEVGGTAKDPNTCGVYVCQNKEGDSLIHYCQIPAPFQRCKELGVSTVTDFPQCCWMCVNYITC